Part of the Caulifigura coniformis genome, AATGTCCGATATGTATCGTGGTAGTTGTGGAGGGCGAGTCCGATCTGCTTCATGTTGTTCTTGCACTGCGTCCTGCGGGCCGCCTCACGGGCCTGCTGCACGGCCGGCAGCAGGAGTGCGATCAAGATTGCGATGATCGCAATCACGACCAGCAGTTCGATCAGGGTGAAGGCGGAGCGTCGTGGTTTCTGAGTCATCACACGTCCTGTCGGCGGAGAATTCGCAACAAAAGAGAATGGGGCCGCTGGCTCAGCAGGGAGGAATTCTGGTTGGGGCCGTCTTGCCAGTTGGCAGAGGCTGAACGCATCGCCGTCAGGCGGCGACGCGTCAGGAGCAACACGTTGGCGACAGAGTGTGAAGTCTCTGTGAACATCAGCACCGGAGTGCGGAAACAACTATTGAGACACCGCCGGACGCGATACGCTTCCTTGACCGAGACACCGGTCTGCGCCCCATACTAAGAGTGGCGTCTCGCGGTTCTTGTCAGGAGCGGACATTCTTTTGTGAGATTCGGCCATGCCCGAGAAGCCATCTCTCCTGTTCGCGAAGACGCAAACTGCGAAAGCCGACGCCCACGCTTCGTTTCGCGACGAGTTCTATTCCCGCCTGTCGCCCGGCTCCGCGCTGCAGGACGTCTTCGAACACCTCAGCGGCGTCCATTTCTTCTTGAAGAATCACGACGGACGGACGATCGCGTTCAACTCGCTCCTCCGGACGAGACTGGGGCTCCCGGACGACGAGGACGTCACGGGAATGACCGACTACGACCTCTTTCCTCTGCGGCAGGCCGATCACTACCGCGAGGATGATCGCCGCGTACTCGCGACTGGCTTGCCGCTGATCAACCGCATCGAGGCCTGGCGGAACGAAAACCCGGTCGTCACCAGCAAGTACCCTGTGCGCGACGTCGAGGGGCGCGTGATCGGGGTCATGGGAATGTTCCAGTGCCTGTCCGAACGACGAAGCGTTCTGTCCGAGGAAGACGAATTGAAATGCGCGGTCGACTACATCCGCGACCATCTTCACGAGCGGCTGACCGTCGAGCAGATCGCCGATCGCGCGTTCCTGTCCGCACGTCAGCTCCGACGAAAATTCGGACTGCGGTTTGGAATCAGCATCCAGGAGTATGTCATCCGCCTGCGCATCGAAGCGGCCGGTCAGGAACTCCGCAACAGCACCGCGCCCATCGCCGAGATCGCAAACCGGTTCGGCTTCTGCGACCAGGCGGCGTTTACGCACCACTTCCGGCGGCGGATGGGGGTCACTCCGCGAAAATACCGAAGTGACGCAGGCTGAGGCTCGGCCCGCGCATCGTTCACCGCGTTTCCGGTGGGCTGAATTCGTTGCCGTACGGCGGAAGTGACGGCGTCATGCGCACTTCGCGAACGAGGCAGGGCGTGTTGCCAAAATGAACCGGGCCGAGTGAGAGCGACAGGAACCCCTTCCTCTCGAGCGTCAGTGAGAGCGTCTCGCGGGGCAACATTGTCAGCATGATGCGTCCTTCGCCGTTCGATTCCGCGCGGGTGACCTCGACCCCGGTCGGATCTCCATCGACGGGAGTCGTTCGCTCGATCTTCAGCTCCGCCGCTTTGAGCGGTGTGCCGTCCCGGGAGTCGACGACCGTCATTTCGAGAACACCGCCATCCTCGGGCCGATACCCCCGGGCGGACAGTCGCTCATCGACCAGGTCCACACCGGCCGGCACCACGACTTTTGACCACTCCAGTCCGTTGCCGAGATAGACGCGGAATTCCGGTGTGGGGATCGGAGTTCCCGGGTCGACGATCTGGCGATTCTTGTCGTAGACGAGAAACGCGGTCTTCTCCCAGTACACAAAGGTCCAGTCGATCTCCGGTTTGGCGCGGAGGCACGCACTTATCCGCCGATCGTCGGTGACGACGACTCTCGGCCGCGGCCCCTCAATCTCCGCGAGCGCCTTCAGGGCGACTGTCAGCGCGGCCGCATCTCCCTGGTATTCGAAATCGGTCTTCCGGCCGATCCGGGGGCCCTCGAACCACGCAACTCGCGAATCGAGATTGGCGACACGTTCGACGGCGGGAGACCAGTCCTTCCGCCGCTGGCGCTCGCGGCCCCCCATGATCAGCAGCGCGTGCACGCTCGGCGTCAGCGACATGACGAGCGCCGCCAGAACCAGCGCTCTCCAGAAACTTCGTCCGGCAGACTCCATCCGCCACCTCCAAACGTCCTGACCGATTCCTCGAAACCCCGTTGGCCCGCCAGCGGGGATGATGCATCGAGCCTCGGGTTCCGGTCAATCCGACGTTCGCCGCCCGGCCTCAACGAAAAAAGCCCAGCCGGTGACGGCTGGGCTTTGCGGTGATTCGAGCGATCACGCCGACTGGCTGAGGAACGCCAGTGCCTTCTCGGCCAGCGCCTTCGACAGCGGCTTGCCGTGGTAGTTGATGTCCCCTTCAGCTTCGAGCAGCGGCAGGATGCCGAAGCCCTTCTGCGTCTTCGAGACGATGGCCGTCGGGCGGTCGGTGACGGCCTTGGCCTTCTTCAGGGCATCGACGACCTGCGACATGTCGTTGCCGTTGATCGTCTGCACATGCCAGCCGAACGATTCGATCTTCGGCTGGAACTGCAGCATGTCGAGCACGTCCTTCGTCGCGCCCGTCTGCTGGAACCCGTTCTGATCGACGATCAGCGTCAGGTTGCCCAGCTTGTACTTCTCGGCCGAGGCGATGGCTTCCCACACCTGGCCTTCACCCATTTCGCCGTCGCCCGTCATGCAGAAGGTGTGATAGCCCTTCTTGTCCATCTTGGCGCCGATGGCGTGTCCGACCGCCAGCGACAGTCCCTGGCCGAGCGAGCCGGTCGAGGCTTCGATGCCGCGGAGCCGCTTCATATTCGGGTGCCCTTCGTACGGGCTGCCCAGCTTGCGGAGGGTCATGATTTCCTTGACCGGGAAGTAACCGGCCAAAGCCATCGCGGAGTACAGCACCGGGCAGGCGTGCCCCTTGCTGAGAATGAACCGGTCACGGTTCGGATCGGTCGTGTTTTTGACGTCGAAGTTCATGAAACCGCCGAAGTACAGGGCGGTCACAACGTCGCAGGCCGACAGGCTGCTGGACGGATGGCCGCTGCCCGCTTCGGTCGTGATCTCGATGATCAGCTTCCGGATCTCAAGGGCTTTGGCTTTAAGTTGATCGACGTTGAGAGCTTCCGGCACGGCCAGACCTTCCTCGGTGTTGAATACAAGCAGCTGAAGCGGCGTATGCTAATTCTGGGACCGGGAGGTCGCAACCGGCCGCACACCGGCCTCGCCAGAGTGTGGAATTTCACGCCCCGGGAGGACCACGCCATTCCGGACCAGGTTCCGAAAGTCCGGCGCAACCCTCCACGGAGGGGGCAGGGGATGATGCCGGGTGGATGCCGCTCGACCGGTGATCTTCTACGATTGCCGACATGTCGTTTCGCCCGAACTACGTCCGCGTCTGGCTCACCTTTGTCCGCAACGCGCTCGTGCGCGAGATGACCTTCCGTGGCAACTTCATTGCCGAGGTGCTGACGATCCTGTTCTGGTTCGCAGCCCAGATCGTCCTGTTCGACGTGATTTACCAGCAGGCCCCGCTCATCCGGGACTGGTCGAAACACGAATACTTCGCCTTCATGGCGACCGGCATGCTCATCAACGCGATCGTGGAAGGGCTGTTCATGCCCAACTGCGCCAATTTCGGGGAGATGATCCGCACGGGAGACCTCGACTTCGCCCTGCTCAAGCCGATTGACGCCCAGTTCCTCATCTCCACCCAGCAGTTCAGCTGGTCACAGGTCATCGAGGTCCTGCTGGCGCTCGCCCTCCTGGGCCGTTCATTGTGGCAGGCCGGGGCTGAGATCACTCCCGGCAGGGTGCTCGTTTACTTCAGCCTGGTCGGCTTCGGCGTCGCCTTCTACTACGCGCTGATGCTGATCCTCGCGAGCACGAGCGTCTGGCTCGGCCGGAATCAGAGCCTGTACGACTTCTGGTTCTACGTCACGTCGTTCGGCCGCTACCCGCAGGGCATCTACCGCAACCAGGGATGGATCGGCGAAACGCTCTGGTTCGGACTGTCGTTCGTGATTCCATTGCTGCTGGTGGTGACGGTTCCGGCTCGCGTCATCCTGCAGAAGGCGCTCGACCCGGACATCCGGGTCGCCATTCTCGCCCCGATCGGAACGATCATCCTGCTCGTGGTCGCCCGCCTGGTGTTCCACAAGGCGCTGTCCCAGTACCGCAGCGCCAGTTCGTAGAACGAAACGCCGCGATCACTCCGGTTCGCCCGCCAGCGCCTTCATCCGCTCACGGACGTCCGGCGTGAGCACCTTGTCGTAGTGACCCAGCTTCAACCACAGCGCATCGAGTTCCAGGGTACTTCGCGCCGCGGCCCGGGCCTCCTCCCCGCGCCCCGCCGCGACCAGAGCATCGGCCAGCAGTTGCCGGCTCGCTAGCTGATTGGGGTACAGGATCAGTGCCTTCTTCGTGGCCTCGATCGCCGCTTCCGCATCCTGCGGCCGCTGGTCGACCGCGAAACGTTTCAGATGCAGATCGGCCAGGGCCCGGTAGTCGTGGGCATGCCTGGGATCCCGGCGGATCACTTCGTGCTGATACTCGATCGCCCGGTCGAACCATTCGCCGTCGCGGGTGCGGGTCCACTGCTGAAACGCCAGCTGGGCCCGATGACGCCACGGAGTCGGATCGTGCGGATCGGCCGCAGCCGCCTCGCTCAGCTGCCGGTCCGCCAGGTCCGGGCGTCGTCCCGTCATCGAATCCGCAAAGGCGAGGTCCGTCAGCGATCTCGAATTGAGCGATGGAATCGTCGCGGTCGCGAACTGCCCGAAGAACGCGAGCCCGCAGATCGCGAGGGCAGCGCCCGGAAGCCAGGCGGGCCAATGCGCCGCGGCGAGGGCCGCCCGGGGCGCGACGATCAGGGACGAGAGACACAACCAGAGTTGGAAGATGGCCGGCATCTCCATTCCCCCCGCCCCGAGGAGATGGACCGACAGGCCGCACCACGCCGCCTGCGTCGCGATTTCGCGGCCTTCGACGGGCAACACGCTCCCTGAAGCCGTCGTCCGGTTCAGTCCGATCGCGGCCAGCACTGCCGTCGCGCTGGCGGCGATGAGTTCCCAGTCCGCCTGTCCGCCCAGGTACAAGGCGACAACAGACAGCAGCCCTCCCGCCCCGAACACGATGGCCGGCGCCGACGACCGCCAGTCCCCGCCGCCCGCGTCCTGCGTGTTCCCGGCCAGCGGTCGCCGGAATGCGGTCAGGCACGCGACGATCAACAGCACCAGCCCCGCGATGCCCGCCAGTCCGCTCGTCGCCCACGCTTCGAGCAGGAAGTTGTGCGGATCGAGAACCTCCTCGCTCGATTTCGCCAGCTTGTGAGCCAGGTAATGCTGTCGGAAGTTCCCCGGACCGATCCCGATCCAGGGGTGTTGCTGAATCACCCGCCACGCGCCGATCCAGTACTCGGTCCGGTACTCGAGCGACTTCGGGGCCTCCGTGAGCACAAGCCGGTCGAGTCCCCCAGCGGCCCACGTCGCAGCCACCAGGACCGCCATCGCGCCCGCCGCGACGACGCCCCAGCCGATGACCGACTTCCATCGGCCGCGCGTGCCCACCACCGCGGCCGTCATACCGCCGGCCAGGCATCCCCCCCACGCGGTGCGACTCTTCGTCAACAGCAGGACGAACGCGATGAGCAGCGCAGCAATCGTCAACACGATCTTCGAAACGTGCGGATCCGCAGGGCCCTGCGCCGTCGATCGACCGCCGGCCTGCCAGAGCGTGAAGGCTTCTCCGAGGGAGAGAATCAGGCCGACCAGCAGGAGCGCCGCCAGGCTGTTGGTCAGGGCGAAGCGTCCGAGCGGTTCGCTCGATTCCAGCAGCCGTTGCCGCATCGCGCGCCGGCCGTTGGCATCGAGCGAACGGTATTCTCCCAGGGTTCGCTCCAGCGCCCGCAATCGAGTTTCGGCCTGACGCCGTTCGCTCCCCTCCAGCGACGGGACCTTCGATTCCAGCTCATCGAACTCGATGACGGCCTGGCCCAGCGCCGGATGCGAGACCCACCGTTGCCAGATTCCCAGTGCAGAGAGCCCGACCGCCGAAGCAATCAGCGTGATTCGAAAGGTGCGACGGAACCCGCTCGACGAAGCACGGTGATGAAACCACACGGCCGCGAGCGCGAGGCTCACCCATTCCCACAATCCATTCAGCGCCGACCGTTTCTGGCCTTCCGTCGCCATCACGGCAACGCCGGCGACGACATGCCCCGCCGCAATAAGCCCGAGACCCCACGCCCACAGGCCTCCGCGCTTCGTCCAATGAACCTGTTGTCTCAATGCGGACCACGACGCCAGCACTCCCCAGCCCAGCCAGAGCTGGGAGATCCAGAGAGTGTCGCCCTGGAAGGTTCCTTCCGTCGGAGTGAACCAGCGAATCGCGATCAGCACCAGTCCGACGATGTCGAGCAGTGGAAGCCATCCTCGCTGGGCGGGAGGCTCATCACTCGTGAGGACGGGCGTTTTCCGGGGGCGGGCCATCTCAGGTCTTCGCGTCCTGAGGAAGCGGGGCGGGGGGCGTCTTGATGGCCGTTTCCCCGTTGGAACTCGATCGGCCGACCGTTTCGAGGATCGCCACGACCGCCAGCAGGCAGAGCACCAGGGCAGTAACGATGGCCGCCCCGATCCAGTCGGACACGCGATAAAGCAGGAGAGCGCCCAGGCCGGTCGTGATCGTCGTCAGGTGGACGACCAGCACCGCGTTGCGCTTGGTCATTCCCATCTCCGTCAGGCGATGGGAGAAGTGTTTCTTGTCGGGCTGGAACGGGCTCCGGCCTTCCCGCAGGCGGATCAGGATGACCGACGTGATGTCATAGAGCGGAATGGCGAGCACGCAGAGCGGCGCGAGCATCACATGCTGCGAACCGAGCTTCTCATCGTAAAAAGTCCCCAGCACCGTTAGACAGGCGAGGTTCAGGCCGATGAACGTCGATCCCGCATCCCCCATGAAGATCTGGGCGGGAGGCCAGTTGTGGCAGAGAAATCCGGCCAGCGACCCCGCCAGCGCCAGGAGCGCCCCCCCGACGAACCAGCGCGGTTCGGAAACCATGCCGAGCATCACCGTCGCGAACATCAGCGACGCGATCAGCCCGATGCCGGACGACAGTGCGTCCATGTTGTCGAGGAAATTGAACGAATTGATCAGCACCACGATCCACAGAACGGTGAGCAGCTGCCCCACCCACGGCTGGCTGACGAACACCGTCGCCTGGATGCCCCCGGCAAAGACGAGCGCAATCGCCAGCCCGAATTGCACGGCCAGACGCGCCTTCCACGACAACCCGCGGAAATCGTCCCACAGCCCCATGACCGCAAGGACCACGCCGGCCACGAGCAGTCCCCACAGCTGCGGCGCGCGCTGCAGAACTCCCGCAAGATGCGGCTGGAGAGATTTCGGAAGCCACTCGGGAGGCGTCGTGTCACGCGCGAGCAACCACACCGCGAGCGTCGCCAGCGACATCGTCACCACGAATCCGCACACGATCCCCACGCCGCCGCCGAGCGGCGTCGGAGTCGTGTGCACCTTTCTCGCGGCCGGGCGATCAATCAGCCCGAGTTTTGGAGCGATGACACGCATCAGCGCCGTCGCCCCGGCCGAGATGACGAACGCGGTCAGGAAGCAGGCGAGGACGAAGATGAGCACAGATGCGACGGCGGCTGAGTGGCGGGACTTCGAGCGCCGACGGTCTCGGCTGCAGCATCGAAATGTGATGGGATCAACGAGTCTGTAGAATGTCGCCTCGTCGCGCGGGAAGCAATACGCGAGGCGACGCTCTCCACTTAGGCCGGCAGGCGTCCGGGACTCAGCACTCCGTGCGGATCGAGGGCGTTCTTGACCTCCTTCATCCAGCGGCGGGTCGGCTGCGGAGTGCCGAATACGTTGAGCGTCGGCTTCCAGGCATCGTCGCAGTTCCACACGACCAGGCTCCCCCCGACCGACTCGGCCGACTTCCGCAGCGGAGTGATGATCTCACTCGCGGCGCCCGCCGTCACGCACTCGTCCGGAAGGTGGCCGATCACGATTCCGTTGATGGCGTGCGCCTGCACCGTCACCCCGCGACGCGACGCCTCCATCACGAATGCCGCCACCCGGGATGACGGGACCGAGGCCGAGAATGTGACAGGATCGTCTCCCGCCGCCTGGAATTCCCCCAGCGCCCGCAGCAGCAGCGCGGACTGTGGATCGGCGAGACGGACGGCCCCCGGAGAGGGCCCGAGTTCTTTTT contains:
- a CDS encoding O-antigen ligase family protein, whose protein sequence is MARPRKTPVLTSDEPPAQRGWLPLLDIVGLVLIAIRWFTPTEGTFQGDTLWISQLWLGWGVLASWSALRQQVHWTKRGGLWAWGLGLIAAGHVVAGVAVMATEGQKRSALNGLWEWVSLALAAVWFHHRASSSGFRRTFRITLIASAVGLSALGIWQRWVSHPALGQAVIEFDELESKVPSLEGSERRQAETRLRALERTLGEYRSLDANGRRAMRQRLLESSEPLGRFALTNSLAALLLVGLILSLGEAFTLWQAGGRSTAQGPADPHVSKIVLTIAALLIAFVLLLTKSRTAWGGCLAGGMTAAVVGTRGRWKSVIGWGVVAAGAMAVLVAATWAAGGLDRLVLTEAPKSLEYRTEYWIGAWRVIQQHPWIGIGPGNFRQHYLAHKLAKSSEEVLDPHNFLLEAWATSGLAGIAGLVLLIVACLTAFRRPLAGNTQDAGGGDWRSSAPAIVFGAGGLLSVVALYLGGQADWELIAASATAVLAAIGLNRTTASGSVLPVEGREIATQAAWCGLSVHLLGAGGMEMPAIFQLWLCLSSLIVAPRAALAAAHWPAWLPGAALAICGLAFFGQFATATIPSLNSRSLTDLAFADSMTGRRPDLADRQLSEAAAADPHDPTPWRHRAQLAFQQWTRTRDGEWFDRAIEYQHEVIRRDPRHAHDYRALADLHLKRFAVDQRPQDAEAAIEATKKALILYPNQLASRQLLADALVAAGRGEEARAAARSTLELDALWLKLGHYDKVLTPDVRERMKALAGEPE
- a CDS encoding MraY family glycosyltransferase, giving the protein MLIFVLACFLTAFVISAGATALMRVIAPKLGLIDRPAARKVHTTPTPLGGGVGIVCGFVVTMSLATLAVWLLARDTTPPEWLPKSLQPHLAGVLQRAPQLWGLLVAGVVLAVMGLWDDFRGLSWKARLAVQFGLAIALVFAGGIQATVFVSQPWVGQLLTVLWIVVLINSFNFLDNMDALSSGIGLIASLMFATVMLGMVSEPRWFVGGALLALAGSLAGFLCHNWPPAQIFMGDAGSTFIGLNLACLTVLGTFYDEKLGSQHVMLAPLCVLAIPLYDITSVILIRLREGRSPFQPDKKHFSHRLTEMGMTKRNAVLVVHLTTITTGLGALLLYRVSDWIGAAIVTALVLCLLAVVAILETVGRSSSNGETAIKTPPAPLPQDAKT
- a CDS encoding transketolase; translation: MPEALNVDQLKAKALEIRKLIIEITTEAGSGHPSSSLSACDVVTALYFGGFMNFDVKNTTDPNRDRFILSKGHACPVLYSAMALAGYFPVKEIMTLRKLGSPYEGHPNMKRLRGIEASTGSLGQGLSLAVGHAIGAKMDKKGYHTFCMTGDGEMGEGQVWEAIASAEKYKLGNLTLIVDQNGFQQTGATKDVLDMLQFQPKIESFGWHVQTINGNDMSQVVDALKKAKAVTDRPTAIVSKTQKGFGILPLLEAEGDINYHGKPLSKALAEKALAFLSQSA
- a CDS encoding ABC transporter permease; translated protein: MSFRPNYVRVWLTFVRNALVREMTFRGNFIAEVLTILFWFAAQIVLFDVIYQQAPLIRDWSKHEYFAFMATGMLINAIVEGLFMPNCANFGEMIRTGDLDFALLKPIDAQFLISTQQFSWSQVIEVLLALALLGRSLWQAGAEITPGRVLVYFSLVGFGVAFYYALMLILASTSVWLGRNQSLYDFWFYVTSFGRYPQGIYRNQGWIGETLWFGLSFVIPLLLVVTVPARVILQKALDPDIRVAILAPIGTIILLVVARLVFHKALSQYRSASS
- a CDS encoding AraC family transcriptional regulator, which translates into the protein MPEKPSLLFAKTQTAKADAHASFRDEFYSRLSPGSALQDVFEHLSGVHFFLKNHDGRTIAFNSLLRTRLGLPDDEDVTGMTDYDLFPLRQADHYREDDRRVLATGLPLINRIEAWRNENPVVTSKYPVRDVEGRVIGVMGMFQCLSERRSVLSEEDELKCAVDYIRDHLHERLTVEQIADRAFLSARQLRRKFGLRFGISIQEYVIRLRIEAAGQELRNSTAPIAEIANRFGFCDQAAFTHHFRRRMGVTPRKYRSDAG